In Staphylococcus saccharolyticus, one genomic interval encodes:
- the ltaS gene encoding polyglycerol-phosphate lipoteichoic acid synthase LtaS, with translation MSLPKKKINLFMFFLLTVFTITLKTYFSYYVDFSLGVKGLVQNLILLMNPYSLIALILSVFLFFKGKKAFWFIFIGGFLLTFLLYANVVYFRFFSDFLTFSTLNQAGNVESMGGAVGASFKWYDFVYFIDTIIYLFILIFKRNWLDTRAFSKKFVPVVMAASIALFFLNLAFAETDRPELLTRTFDHKYLVKYLGPYNFTVYDGVKTIQNNQQKALASEDDLTKVLNYTKQKRTEANPEYYGVAKKKNIIKIHLESFQTFLINKKVNGKEVTPFLNKLSSGKQDFTYFPNFFHQTGQGKTSDAEFTMDNSLYGLPQGSAYSLKGDNTYQSLPAILDQKQGYTSNVMHGDYKTFWNRDQVYKHFGIDKFYDATYYDMSDDNIVNLGLKDKPFFKASADYQSKMKKPFYSHMITLTNHYPFTLDEEDASIDKPNTGDSTVDGYIQTAHYLDQALEEYITDLKKKGLYDNSVVMIYGDHYGISENHNNAMEKLLGEKITPAKFTDLNRTGFWLKVPGKSGGVNKEYAGQMDVMPTILHLAGIDFKNYLMFGTDMFSKQHNDVVPFRNGDFITKDYKYVNGKIYSNKDNELLTKKPKDFDKNKKQVEKDLEMSDSVLNGDLFRFYKNPDFKKINPSKYEYKAGPKGNEKK, from the coding sequence ATGAGTTTACCCAAGAAGAAAATTAATCTTTTTATGTTCTTCTTATTAACGGTATTTACCATAACTTTGAAGACGTATTTTTCATATTATGTTGATTTTTCTTTAGGTGTAAAGGGTCTTGTACAAAACTTAATATTACTTATGAATCCTTATAGTTTAATTGCGCTTATTCTAAGTGTATTCTTATTCTTTAAAGGTAAGAAAGCTTTCTGGTTCATCTTTATTGGAGGGTTCTTATTAACGTTTTTATTATATGCTAACGTAGTGTATTTCAGATTCTTTTCAGATTTCTTAACTTTTAGTACACTTAACCAAGCAGGAAATGTTGAGTCAATGGGTGGTGCAGTAGGTGCATCTTTCAAATGGTATGACTTTGTGTACTTCATTGATACAATTATCTACTTATTTATTTTAATTTTTAAACGTAATTGGTTAGATACTAGAGCATTTAGTAAAAAGTTTGTACCGGTTGTTATGGCAGCCTCAATAGCATTGTTCTTCTTGAATTTAGCATTTGCTGAAACTGATCGACCAGAATTATTGACTAGAACATTTGATCATAAATATCTTGTTAAGTATTTAGGACCATATAATTTTACTGTTTATGACGGTGTGAAAACGATACAGAATAATCAACAAAAAGCACTTGCTTCTGAAGACGATTTAACTAAAGTTTTAAATTATACGAAGCAAAAGCGTACTGAAGCTAATCCAGAGTACTATGGTGTAGCAAAAAAGAAAAATATTATTAAGATTCACTTAGAAAGTTTCCAAACTTTCTTAATCAACAAAAAGGTTAATGGTAAGGAAGTTACGCCCTTCTTAAACAAGTTATCTAGTGGAAAGCAAGATTTTACTTATTTCCCTAACTTTTTCCATCAAACTGGTCAAGGTAAAACATCAGATGCTGAATTTACAATGGATAACAGTTTATATGGATTACCGCAAGGATCTGCATATTCTTTGAAAGGTGATAATACGTATCAATCATTACCGGCTATTCTAGATCAAAAACAGGGTTACACTTCTAATGTTATGCACGGTGACTACAAAACATTCTGGAACCGTGATCAAGTTTATAAACACTTTGGTATTGATAAATTCTACGATGCAACTTATTATGATATGTCTGATGATAATATTGTTAACTTAGGCCTTAAAGATAAACCATTCTTTAAAGCATCAGCGGATTATCAATCTAAAATGAAAAAACCATTTTATTCACATATGATTACGTTAACAAATCACTATCCATTCACATTAGATGAAGAAGATGCATCTATTGATAAGCCAAATACTGGCGATTCTACAGTGGATGGTTATATTCAAACAGCGCATTATCTTGACCAAGCTCTAGAGGAATACATTACTGATCTTAAGAAAAAAGGTCTTTATGATAATTCTGTTGTTATGATTTATGGCGACCATTATGGTATTTCTGAAAATCATAATAATGCTATGGAAAAATTATTAGGAGAAAAAATCACTCCTGCTAAATTTACTGATTTAAATCGCACTGGATTCTGGCTTAAGGTACCTGGTAAATCAGGTGGTGTGAATAAAGAATATGCTGGTCAAATGGACGTAATGCCAACAATTTTACATTTAGCTGGTATTGATTTTAAAAACTATTTAATGTTTGGTACAGATATGTTCTCTAAACAGCATAATGATGTTGTACCATTCAGGAATGGTGACTTTATTACTAAAGATTATAAATACGTTAATGGCAAGATTTATTCAAATAAAGATAATGAATTATTAACTAAGAAACCTAAAGATTTTGATAAGAATAAGAAACAAGTTGAGAAAGACCTCGAAATGAGTGACAGTGTGCTTAACGGTGACTTGTTCAGATTCTATAAAAATCCTGATTTCAAGAAAATTAATCCGTCTAAGTATGAATACAAAGCCGGGCCCAAAGGTAATGAGAAAAAATAA
- a CDS encoding biotin-dependent carboxyltransferase family protein, translating to MSIIIEHSGLFSSFQDFGRKGYEHDGVIPGGALDELAHEIANRLVANDKNEATLEMTHKMASIRFTEPALIALTGGNFKAETQNMKIYPNKLYLINKGEVLKFNETSRTSRVYLAVGGGFKLDEWLNSTSTDFNVKIGGFKGRKLKKGDEIDFKRDYSKRHYKLFNNLTESRTTDWGINSYALSFNYISDVFHVIKNKGTKDFKKNAIRRFTMADYKVSSKTNRVGMILDGQKIKAYYDDMPAHQSVKRGTIQVKRDGTPIVLLNDHYTLGSYPQIGTIASYHLTKLAQKPQGSKLKFQFIDVETAEKNLIKYSNWLNQLFHGIEYRMQLEMLK from the coding sequence ATGTCAATCATAATAGAACATAGTGGTCTTTTTAGTAGCTTTCAAGATTTTGGGAGAAAAGGTTATGAGCATGATGGTGTTATTCCAGGAGGGGCACTAGACGAATTAGCCCATGAAATAGCAAATCGACTTGTTGCTAATGATAAGAATGAGGCCACTCTTGAAATGACTCATAAAATGGCGTCAATACGCTTTACGGAGCCAGCATTAATTGCTTTAACAGGTGGTAATTTCAAAGCTGAAACTCAAAATATGAAGATTTATCCTAATAAACTTTATCTTATTAATAAAGGTGAAGTGTTAAAATTTAATGAAACGAGTCGCACTTCACGCGTTTATCTTGCAGTTGGTGGAGGCTTTAAATTAGATGAATGGTTAAACTCTACTTCGACAGATTTCAATGTGAAAATTGGTGGTTTTAAAGGTAGGAAGCTTAAAAAAGGTGATGAGATAGATTTTAAACGTGATTATTCTAAAAGACACTATAAATTGTTTAATAACTTAACTGAAAGCCGTACAACTGATTGGGGAATTAACAGCTATGCGTTATCCTTCAATTATATTTCAGATGTCTTCCATGTTATAAAAAATAAAGGTACAAAAGATTTTAAAAAGAATGCAATACGACGTTTTACAATGGCAGATTATAAGGTTTCTAGTAAAACTAATCGAGTTGGCATGATATTAGATGGCCAAAAAATTAAAGCCTATTACGATGATATGCCTGCACACCAATCCGTTAAAAGAGGAACGATTCAAGTTAAAAGAGACGGGACACCCATTGTGTTATTGAACGATCATTATACTCTAGGGAGTTATCCCCAAATTGGCACAATCGCTAGTTATCATTTAACTAAACTAGCTCAAAAACCACAGGGGTCAAAACTAAAGTTTCAATTTATTGATGTTGAAACTGCTGAGAAAAATCTAATCAAATATAGCAACTGGCTGAATCAATTGTTCCATGGAATTGAATATAGGATGCAATTGGAGATGTTAAAGTAA
- a CDS encoding allophanate hydrolase subunit 1, with protein sequence MKIYSQGDQAIVVAIEKDVSQNLTKDLLALRACLIDREYPFITEIMPTESDLMICYDARDMIKHHRIQSPFLYMKVLIDSIRLEIKHNYNHQRPVKVPIIYGGKFGPDLTDLLTHLKLKLEDFIKLHTKETYFVSMMGYSPGFPYLTGMNKILHVNHTSKKKKFIPSGSVIIEGKKCGIVTTDTYNDWLIIGYTPLQLFFPEQNDFTLLKLGDSVTFSAKEQNEIELGDFKKCQS encoded by the coding sequence ATGAAAATATATAGTCAAGGCGACCAAGCAATTGTAGTAGCTATAGAAAAAGATGTATCTCAAAATCTTACTAAAGATTTGTTAGCTTTGAGAGCATGTTTAATTGATAGAGAATATCCATTTATTACTGAAATAATGCCAACTGAATCTGATTTAATGATATGTTATGACGCTAGAGATATGATTAAACATCATCGAATTCAATCACCATTTTTATACATGAAAGTGCTTATCGATTCAATTCGTTTAGAGATTAAGCATAACTATAATCATCAACGACCTGTTAAAGTACCTATTATTTATGGGGGTAAATTTGGTCCAGACTTAACAGACTTATTAACACATCTAAAACTTAAACTCGAAGATTTTATTAAACTACACACTAAAGAAACTTATTTTGTTTCTATGATGGGCTACTCTCCAGGGTTCCCTTATCTTACGGGAATGAACAAAATATTACATGTTAATCATACAAGTAAAAAGAAAAAATTTATTCCAAGTGGTTCGGTAATTATTGAAGGGAAAAAATGTGGGATTGTTACTACTGACACTTATAACGATTGGTTGATCATTGGTTATACGCCATTACAATTATTCTTCCCAGAGCAAAATGACTTTACTTTATTAAAATTAGGGGACAGTGTCACGTTTTCGGCTAAAGAGCAAAATGAAATTGAACTAGGAGATTTTAAAAAATGTCAATCATAA
- a CDS encoding aminotransferase class IV gives MKLFETMKLDNGHIPRLDYHFKRISKSSERLEFIFNHQLWHQCIQTILVNYSKGKYRLKITLNKDGRISYDIQSLPYKTIFTARLVEQNSEIDNKYVTNKTTERAYLEHNHVTDLILFYDVKGKILEFDIGNVVIQEDEELYTPSYNEDFLLGCMRQSLIDQDKLEEKDIYIDAFKEKVESNQISVYLINSLREVADVKIYI, from the coding sequence ATGAAGTTATTTGAAACAATGAAACTTGATAATGGGCATATTCCTCGATTAGATTATCATTTTAAAAGGATTTCAAAATCGAGTGAACGATTGGAATTCATTTTTAATCATCAGCTTTGGCATCAATGTATTCAAACTATTTTAGTCAATTATTCCAAAGGGAAGTATCGTTTGAAAATAACGTTAAATAAAGATGGTCGAATAAGTTATGACATTCAATCGCTACCATATAAAACTATTTTTACAGCGCGTCTTGTTGAACAAAATAGTGAAATTGATAACAAGTATGTTACTAACAAAACTACAGAACGTGCATATTTAGAACACAACCATGTTACAGATTTAATATTATTTTATGATGTCAAAGGCAAGATATTAGAGTTTGATATTGGAAATGTTGTAATTCAAGAAGATGAAGAGTTATATACACCGAGTTATAATGAAGATTTTCTTCTGGGATGTATGCGCCAATCACTCATTGATCAAGACAAACTTGAAGAGAAAGATATTTATATCGATGCATTTAAAGAAAAAGTGGAATCTAATCAAATTAGTGTGTATTTAATCAACAGTTTGCGAGAGGTTGCCGATGTCAAAATTTATATATAA
- a CDS encoding chorismate-binding protein, with protein sequence MHIEFKYRYYENDNDFTDYELTMEHHLDKIIAYRLKDVGDVINFAEKEQHRGCYVALYLTYEAAPFFNQNMSVKHFNETHIFAAAYSFKNAKKLNNNQCFLYEKPYLKTHTFQFNESNESMINKIKLIQQAIVEGYTYQVNYTTRLKSSIICPIKELYDKLTGSSNGNYTALIDTPDIQVASISPELFFQKGDFNGDKNVVVSKPMKGTMPRGQSIEEDKRLLYALNHSAKDKAENVMIVDLLRNDITRISKSGSIQVHQPFLIEQYETVFQMTSTVSGQLRNEINLVDIMSALFPCGSITGAPKISTMQYIEKLEDTPRSIYCGTIGLLLPHQRMIFNIPIRTIEYINGEAIYGVGAGITIDSIPENEVQEFYDKTKILERL encoded by the coding sequence GTGCATATTGAATTCAAATATCGTTACTATGAAAACGACAATGACTTCACTGATTATGAGTTAACGATGGAACATCATCTTGATAAAATTATTGCTTATCGCTTAAAAGATGTTGGCGACGTTATTAACTTTGCTGAAAAGGAACAGCACAGAGGGTGTTATGTAGCGCTCTATCTTACTTATGAAGCAGCACCTTTTTTTAATCAAAACATGAGTGTTAAACATTTTAACGAAACACATATTTTTGCTGCAGCTTATTCATTTAAAAATGCAAAGAAATTAAATAATAATCAATGTTTTTTATATGAAAAGCCATATTTAAAAACACATACTTTTCAGTTCAATGAAAGTAATGAAAGTATGATAAATAAAATTAAGTTGATTCAACAAGCTATCGTGGAAGGTTATACATATCAAGTCAATTACACTACTCGATTAAAAAGTAGTATAATTTGCCCTATTAAAGAATTGTATGACAAGCTTACTGGTTCAAGCAATGGTAATTATACCGCATTAATAGATACACCTGATATTCAAGTTGCCTCAATTTCACCGGAACTTTTTTTTCAAAAAGGTGACTTTAATGGTGATAAAAATGTCGTTGTGAGTAAACCAATGAAAGGAACTATGCCGAGAGGTCAATCAATAGAAGAGGACAAAAGGCTATTGTATGCTTTAAATCATTCTGCCAAAGATAAAGCTGAGAATGTCATGATTGTAGATTTATTACGAAATGATATAACTAGAATTTCTAAAAGCGGTTCAATTCAAGTACATCAACCTTTTTTAATTGAACAATATGAGACGGTTTTCCAAATGACAAGTACTGTAAGCGGGCAATTACGCAACGAAATTAATCTTGTAGATATTATGAGTGCACTTTTCCCATGTGGATCGATTACAGGTGCACCTAAAATAAGTACGATGCAGTATATAGAGAAGCTAGAGGATACACCACGCTCCATCTATTGTGGAACAATTGGTTTATTGCTTCCTCATCAACGTATGATTTTTAATATACCTATTCGTACGATTGAATACATAAATGGTGAGGCAATTTATGGTGTGGGTGCTGGTATTACAATTGACTCAATTCCCGAAAATGAAGTTCAAGAATTTTACGATAAAACCAAAATTTTGGAGCGATTATAA
- a CDS encoding anthranilate synthase component II, which produces MIIMIDNHDSFTYNLIDYIKVQTHEEIKVISIDHVSVKFIEYLNPRAIIISPGPGRPSDYPILSTLLEKFHSYIPILGVCLGFQLIVEFYGGQITHNDKPIHGHTTKIHHYNEGIFKGLPSSFNVMCYHSLMAVNSSIPSELKITAKNDEEIIMAVEHCDYTVYGVQYHPESILSEYGHAQVNLFLTEAGVRCAY; this is translated from the coding sequence ATGATTATAATGATTGATAACCATGATTCCTTTACATACAATTTAATAGATTATATCAAAGTGCAAACGCATGAAGAGATTAAAGTAATATCTATCGATCATGTATCGGTTAAATTTATCGAATACTTAAATCCACGAGCAATAATTATCTCTCCTGGCCCAGGACGTCCTAGTGATTATCCAATTTTATCAACGCTTCTTGAGAAATTTCATAGTTACATACCTATATTAGGTGTATGCTTAGGGTTTCAACTCATTGTTGAATTCTACGGAGGACAAATCACACACAATGATAAACCTATTCATGGGCATACCACAAAAATTCATCATTATAATGAAGGAATTTTTAAAGGATTACCATCAAGTTTTAACGTGATGTGTTATCATTCTCTAATGGCGGTTAACTCTAGTATTCCCTCTGAATTAAAGATAACTGCTAAAAACGACGAAGAAATTATAATGGCTGTAGAACATTGTGATTATACGGTTTATGGCGTGCAATATCATCCTGAATCGATATTAAGCGAGTATGGTCATGCACAAGTGAATTTATTTTTAACTGAGGCAGGTGTTAGATGTGCATATTGA
- the queC gene encoding 7-cyano-7-deazaguanine synthase QueC, which translates to MSQNDLNKDKAIVVFSGGQDSTTCLFYAKKHFKEVELVTFNYGQRHEAEIEVAKRISKKQNLKHHILDLSLLSQLTPNALTQHDLKIQENEDGIPNTFVPARNLLFLSFAGALAYQIKAKHIITGVCETDFSGYPDCRDSFIKSMNVTLNLSIDKDFVIHTPLMWLDKAQTWELSDKLGVLNYIRHNTLTCYNGIIGDGCGTCPACDLRARGLKHYLENKGEK; encoded by the coding sequence ATGTCTCAAAATGATTTAAACAAAGATAAAGCCATTGTTGTATTTAGCGGTGGTCAAGATAGCACAACCTGTTTATTTTATGCAAAAAAGCATTTTAAAGAAGTTGAACTTGTCACATTTAACTATGGTCAAAGGCATGAAGCTGAAATTGAGGTGGCAAAACGTATCTCTAAAAAACAAAATCTAAAACATCATATTTTAGATTTGTCTTTATTATCTCAGCTTACTCCTAATGCGTTAACTCAACATGATTTAAAAATTCAAGAAAATGAAGACGGTATCCCAAATACGTTTGTACCAGCTCGTAATTTATTATTTCTGTCCTTTGCTGGAGCATTAGCATACCAAATCAAAGCAAAACACATTATAACTGGTGTTTGTGAAACTGACTTCTCAGGATACCCGGATTGTAGAGATAGTTTCATAAAATCTATGAATGTTACTCTCAATCTCTCAATAGACAAAGACTTTGTAATCCACACCCCTTTAATGTGGCTCGACAAAGCACAAACGTGGGAACTTAGTGACAAATTAGGTGTTCTAAATTATATTCGTCATAATACTCTGACGTGCTACAACGGTATTATTGGTGATGGCTGTGGAACATGTCCAGCATGTGATTTACGAGCACGCGGTTTAAAACATTATCTAGAAAATAAAGGAGAAAAATAA
- the queD gene encoding 6-carboxytetrahydropterin synthase QueD gives MQQIYPSVTHPYQFELNKDFNFSAAHYIPCEDAGICIRTHGHTYFVNLTIAGDSLDHNGFLVNFSDLKKLVHDQFDHYLLNDLALFKDKRPSTEVVAQTIYQIVQNNLNNKANQPQCVQVYLRETPTSYVVFRPKDKQ, from the coding sequence ATGCAACAAATTTATCCAAGTGTCACTCACCCTTATCAATTCGAACTTAATAAAGATTTTAATTTTTCAGCTGCCCACTATATTCCCTGTGAAGATGCAGGAATATGTATACGTACACATGGTCATACTTATTTTGTTAATTTAACAATTGCTGGTGATTCATTAGATCATAATGGTTTCTTAGTGAACTTTAGTGATTTAAAAAAATTAGTCCACGATCAATTCGATCATTATTTATTAAATGACTTAGCACTATTTAAAGACAAACGACCTTCTACAGAAGTCGTTGCACAAACGATATATCAAATTGTTCAAAATAACTTAAATAATAAAGCGAATCAACCTCAATGCGTTCAAGTTTACTTAAGAGAAACACCTACAAGTTACGTTGTGTTTCGACCAAAGGACAAGCAGTAA
- the queE gene encoding 7-carboxy-7-deazaguanine synthase QueE — protein sequence MTKIPVLEIFGPTIQGEGRVIGRKTMFVRTAGCDYRCSWCDSAFTWNGSAKEEIRLLTAKEIYKELRQVGGDNFDHVTISGGNPALIKGIQNLVNLFEEKDIYTALETQGSKFQPWMTQINDLTISPKPPSSNMIPDLDILDSVIEKCVHETLNLKVVVFNEEDYKFAKVIHHRYPSIPFYLQVGNPYLDDDVEHHTDKLLSKYEELVHRVIKSSDMNHVYVLPQLHTLLWSNKKGV from the coding sequence ATGACTAAAATACCTGTGTTAGAAATTTTTGGTCCTACAATACAAGGTGAAGGTCGTGTAATAGGTAGAAAAACTATGTTTGTGCGGACTGCTGGTTGTGATTATCGTTGTAGTTGGTGTGATTCTGCTTTTACTTGGAACGGTAGCGCTAAAGAAGAAATAAGGCTATTAACAGCTAAAGAGATTTATAAAGAATTACGACAAGTTGGTGGAGATAACTTTGATCATGTAACCATATCAGGAGGGAACCCAGCATTAATCAAAGGGATTCAAAATTTAGTTAATTTATTTGAAGAAAAAGATATTTATACTGCTTTAGAAACTCAGGGTAGTAAATTCCAACCTTGGATGACTCAAATTAATGATTTAACAATAAGTCCAAAACCACCAAGTTCAAATATGATCCCTGATTTAGATATATTGGATTCTGTGATAGAAAAATGTGTTCACGAAACGCTGAATTTAAAGGTAGTTGTATTCAATGAAGAAGACTATAAATTTGCAAAGGTAATTCATCATCGCTATCCATCGATTCCATTCTACTTGCAAGTAGGCAACCCGTATTTAGATGACGACGTTGAACATCATACAGATAAATTACTCAGCAAATATGAAGAACTAGTTCATCGTGTAATTAAAAGTAGTGATATGAACCATGTCTATGTACTACCACAATTACATACATTATTGTGGAGTAATAAAAAAGGAGTTTAA
- a CDS encoding DM13 domain-containing protein, with product MNTKYLLAVGAIVTSLTLGACGNSNSDNEHTENKDKQQEESNVKTDKTKKLSGTFESKNGEKVEGKAKIENGKLMLENYKSSKGPDLYVYLTKNGDIKSGKKISTVDYNKSKQTFDLKKVDLEKYNEVTIYCEKAHVTFGGAKLK from the coding sequence ATGAACACTAAATATTTATTAGCAGTAGGAGCAATTGTTACATCACTTACTTTAGGCGCATGCGGAAATTCTAACTCTGACAATGAACATACTGAAAACAAAGACAAACAACAAGAAGAAAGTAACGTAAAAACAGATAAAACTAAAAAATTATCAGGTACTTTTGAGTCAAAAAATGGTGAAAAAGTTGAAGGAAAAGCAAAAATCGAAAATGGTAAATTAATGTTAGAAAATTATAAATCATCTAAAGGACCAGATTTATATGTTTACTTAACTAAAAATGGAGATATTAAATCTGGTAAAAAGATTTCAACTGTTGACTACAACAAATCTAAACAAACCTTCGATTTAAAAAAAGTTGATTTAGAAAAATATAATGAAGTAACAATTTACTGCGAAAAAGCGCACGTTACTTTTGGCGGAGCTAAGTTAAAATAA
- a CDS encoding DoxX family membrane protein, whose amino-acid sequence MKKVSLFLIFIIRVISGIVIFRQGLEKFTGDFTLNGLVPVIRDNTDSPGWYKWFFEHIVAHTTGIFNIIVPLGEMAIGLGLILGIFAYAASFFGAFVMINYILANMIFTYPLQLAFFIILLISHSLLVQISLKEIIAYFRDRNNRGEDKHDPLTNRG is encoded by the coding sequence ATGAAAAAAGTAAGTTTGTTCTTAATATTTATAATTCGTGTTATTTCTGGTATTGTCATTTTCAGACAAGGATTGGAGAAATTCACTGGCGATTTTACACTAAACGGTTTAGTCCCTGTAATTAGAGATAATACCGATTCACCTGGCTGGTATAAATGGTTTTTTGAACATATCGTTGCTCATACAACAGGAATCTTTAACATTATCGTTCCTTTGGGAGAAATGGCAATTGGTTTAGGTTTAATATTAGGCATATTCGCCTATGCTGCGAGTTTCTTTGGAGCCTTTGTTATGATAAATTACATTTTAGCAAATATGATTTTTACGTACCCTCTACAATTAGCATTCTTTATAATTTTATTAATAAGCCACTCTTTACTAGTACAAATTTCACTTAAAGAAATCATAGCTTATTTTAGAGATCGTAATAACCGAGGTGAAGATAAGCATGACCCACTTACTAATCGTGGATGA
- a CDS encoding sensor histidine kinase: protein MFSIRSQITIGVISSVILTTIILVIAYKLMWFNGHMTLTLAINTLITSCLTLSICSIFINPLLRKIKQFNIKTKQFVNNEKLIDDKTFQSPKEIKELNDSFNKMSYEITKQMNMIESEQQEKTEILQNLAHDLKTPLAGIRSYTEGLRDDIISDPQEVHKACETLIKQDNRSLEVNFCDCIDAFYQYRPPIERILINLLVNALKFSNYGSRIDIIISENKDNDSINIAIKDEGIGIIPKLQSHIFERTFRVEDSRNTKTGGSGLGLYIANELAQQIDASITVQSDLDIGTTMTLTFKNFTSNSTKLGHKSKKSPK from the coding sequence ATTTTTTCAATACGAAGTCAAATAACAATCGGTGTCATTTCAAGCGTTATTTTAACTACTATTATACTTGTTATAGCATATAAACTCATGTGGTTTAACGGCCACATGACACTTACTTTAGCTATCAATACCTTGATAACTAGCTGTTTAACACTTTCGATTTGTAGTATTTTTATTAATCCTTTACTTAGGAAAATTAAGCAATTTAATATTAAAACTAAACAATTTGTTAACAATGAAAAGTTAATCGACGATAAAACATTCCAATCTCCAAAAGAAATTAAAGAGCTCAATGATTCATTTAATAAAATGTCATATGAAATTACTAAACAAATGAATATGATTGAAAGTGAACAACAAGAAAAAACAGAAATCCTACAAAACCTTGCACATGACTTAAAAACACCTCTCGCTGGGATTAGATCTTATACTGAAGGTTTAAGGGATGATATCATTAGTGACCCCCAAGAAGTGCACAAAGCGTGTGAAACATTGATTAAACAAGACAATCGCTCACTTGAAGTTAATTTCTGTGATTGTATTGATGCATTCTACCAATATAGACCTCCAATAGAACGTATTTTGATAAATTTATTAGTTAATGCTTTAAAATTTTCTAATTATGGTAGCCGTATTGATATTATTATTTCAGAAAATAAAGACAATGATTCAATTAATATTGCAATAAAGGACGAAGGAATAGGGATAATTCCAAAACTTCAATCTCATATCTTCGAGAGAACTTTTAGAGTTGAAGATTCTAGAAACACTAAGACAGGCGGTTCAGGATTGGGTTTATATATAGCGAATGAACTTGCTCAACAAATTGATGCTTCCATCACAGTTCAAAGTGATTTAGACATTGGTACCACTATGACACTCACTTTTAAAAATTTCACCTCCAATAGTACCAAGCTGGGTCATAAGTCAAAAAAAAGCCCAAAATGA